Sequence from the Argopecten irradians isolate NY chromosome 12, Ai_NY, whole genome shotgun sequence genome:
CAGATATATCCAATCCCAAAAAACACtgtaatttaacaaaaaagaaTGTAcatttgaattactaaaaaacttctaaatttatatcaaaatgttttcaaaacttTGGACATCACTTCAATCATATGCGTCTAAATAATTAAAGACATCTATTCTATATGCAAATATGTTTTACTCACATTTTAGCGAGATAAACCTGCACTTTTCCAAAAACCCTGTCAGACTGCAAAGTTACCAGGAGAACGGTGAGTGGGAACTGATGAATTATACCCTCGAGGAAAGGAGAAGCGTGACCGAGAGAGAGAAAAGTGATTACTCCTCGCTCCATGTCCACTTCACCATGAGGCGGAGGCCGCTCTACGTCTTCATGAACACCATCCTACCGACCATGCTACTGTCGTTCCTTTGTGCACTGGTGTTTAAACTCCCTCCGGAATCTGGAgagaagatcggctactccctgACTGTGTTGCTGGCCTACGCTGTATATATGACGGTGATCTCCTCTAACATCCCGGCCGCTGCTCTCAGCGTCTCCATACTCTGTATGTACAATGCCATCtccatattttgtatatcataacGTCATTTCAATACTTTATGTATAACGTCGTTTCAATAGCAAGTTTCATAACACTTTTTTGTTTCTTGTATTTGTTTCTGGAAATGTTCTCtgtttatgttttcattaatattgacaaattcatATCACTGCAAACTTAACACTGGTTGACGTATCTTGATTCCAGCCGTCTACACCGTGACGGTGCTAGTGATGGGAGTGATAGCAGTACTTCTCTCCATCATTGTCCTCGAATGTTACCATAAAGACCCGGATACGGAAGTGAGCGAAATGGCCCGGAAGTGCTACCTGGGATGCCTGATAATGTTCAGCGGTTGGAAGCGTCCTGGTCAACATGCAGGGAAAGTCTTGCGTAAGTCGAGTGTCGTACCCTGGGATGACAAGCTAAAGGCCATTCATGATGGTCACATATCTGTGTGTGACTGGGACCAACAGAAACTAGGACAAATAGGCGAAAGTGAGACTAAAGAATCGGGGGATGAAATGAAACCTGTGACAAGAATTGCCTGGAAGGATAAGAATATTTCATGGAGAGAGTTTGCCCAGATGTTGGACCGATTTTTTCTGAGGCTGTACATATTTGTATTAGCGATAATCACCGCACTAGTAGGTATCATGTTCTCATGTGGATACTCCAAGACGTATTGACTCATGTGGATACTCCAATACATATTGACTCATGTGAATACTCCAATACATATTGACTCATATGAATACTCCAGGACGTATTGAATCATGTGGATACTCCAAGACGAATGGCCTCATGAGGATACTCGAAGACGTATTGACTCATGTGAATACTCCAAGACGAATTGATTCATGTGGATACTCCAAGACGTATTGAATCATGTGGATACTACAAATTGTTTTGACTCATGAGGATACTCCAAGACATATTGACTCCTGCGGATACTCCAAGACGTATTGACTCATGTGGATACTCCAAGACGTATTGACTCATGCGGATACTCCAAGACGTATTGACTCATGTGGATACTCCAAGACGTATTGACTCATGTGAATACTACAAATCGTATTGACTCATGAGGATACTACAAGACGTATTGACTCATGCGGATACTCCAAGACGAATTGACTCATGTGGATACTCCAAGACGTATTGCCTCATGTGAATATTTCAAATCGTATTGACTCATGAGGATACTCCAAGACGTATTGACTCACGCGGATACTTCAAGACGTATTGACTCATGTGGATACTCCAAGACGTATTGACTCATGTGAATACTACAAATCGTATTGGCTAATGTGGATACTACAAATCGTATTGACTCATGTGGATACTCCAAAACATATTGACTCATGTGAATACTCCAGGACGTATTGAATCATGTGGATACTCCAATACGAATGGCCTCATGTGAATACTCCAGGACGTATTGAATCATGTGGATACTCCAAGACGAATGGCCTCATGAGGATACTCCAAGACGTATTGACTCACGCGGATACTCCAAGACGTATTGACTCATGTGGATACTCCAAGACGTATTGACTCATGTGAATACTACAAATCGTATTGACTCATGAGGATACTCCAAGACGTATTGACTCATGCGGATACTCCAAGACGTATTGACTCATGCGGATAATCCAAGACGTATTGACTCATGTGAATACTACAAATCGTATTGACTCATGAGGATACTCCAAGACGTATTGACTCATGCGGATAATCCAAGACGTATTGACTCATGTGAATACCCCAAATCGTATTGACTCATGAGGATACTCCAAGACGTATTGACTCCTGCGGATACTCCAAGACGTATTGACTCATGTGGATACTCCAAGACGTATTGACTCATGCGGATACTCCAAGACGTATTGACTCATGTGGATACTCCAAGACGTATTGACTCATGTGAATACTACAAATCGTATTGACTCATGAGGATACTCCAAGACGTATTGACTCATGTGGATACTCCAAGACGTATTGACTCATGTGAATACCCCAAATCGTATTGACTCATGAGGATACTCCAAGACGTATTGACTCATGCGGATACTCCAAGACGTATTGAATCATGTGAATACTACAAATCGTATTGACTCATGTGGATACTACAAATCGTATTGACTCATGTGGATACTACAAATCATATTGACTCATGTGGATACTCCAATACATATTGACTCATGTGAATACTCCAGGACGTATTGAATCACGTGGATACTCCAAGACGAATGGCCTCATGAGGATACTCCAGGGCGTATTGACTCAAGTGGATACTCCAGGGCGTATTGACTCATGTGGAAACTCCAATAATTATTGACTCATGTGGATACTCTAATACGTATTGACTCATGCGGATACTCCAAGACGTATTGACTCATGTGGATACTCCAAGACGTATTGACTCATGTGAATACTACAAATCGTATTGACTCATGAGGATACTCCAAGACGTATTGACGCATGCGGATACTCCAAGACGTATTGACTCATGCGGATAATCCAAGACGTATTGACTCATGTGAATACTACAAATCGTATTGACTCATGAGGATACTCCAAGACGTATTGACTCATGCGGATAATCCAAGACGTATTGACTCATGTGA
This genomic interval carries:
- the LOC138336957 gene encoding acetylcholine receptor subunit alpha-1-A-like, with the translated sequence MRVEMKVREYSWAFSIMAFLMLTADDVGRAMSQQSTTAPNTTNTGSGPNDVNNTSTSRGHPTTTTTTEDPHPEEEEDSSSSSEDFTSGEKDYDSFSRSVEQELRLRIFNRLSYDKFIRPLGVVNVFLSVRLQRVNKLDIEEQTMALTAFFFVTWKDERLEWTNYSRADTPGVHLSRSIPDIFTGESYTWLPPINIENSVSDMSIISDPDVPMRVKHTGDVEWNPAGIYTVQCTCDVTFYPFDTQTCSLVISTSAYRVSEINLHFSKNPVRLQSYQENGEWELMNYTLEERRSVTEREKSDYSSLHVHFTMRRRPLYVFMNTILPTMLLSFLCALVFKLPPESGEKIGYSLTVLLAYAVYMTVISSNIPAAALSVSILSVYTVTVLVMGVIAVLLSIIVLECYHKDPDTEVSEMARKCYLGCLIMFSGWKRPGQHAGKVLRKSSVVPWDDKLKAIHDGHISVCDWDQQKLGQIGESETKESGDEMKPVTRIAWKDKNISWREFAQMLDRFFLRLYIFVLAIITALVGIMFSCGYSKTY